One Beggiatoa leptomitoformis DNA segment encodes these proteins:
- a CDS encoding FkbM family methyltransferase codes for MFYFFNRLLITFVEKTNFSKWLFRFFTRILPAPIATVRGVPIQIVIPLNHVGVYDQFKQWESREPETLDWIDQFTADCVFFDVGSSFGTESLYAALKANAPKKIVSFDVDLDASFLLAYNLALNKITRVDQYFLGLSAQTEFIRVSSPTNFACVANRPKYDRIHVNAPAMALDEFISTTQLIPDYVKIDVDGAELAVLSGMRQVLQNPQLKSVLIEVSGETEEPVSDTFIKAGFKKTFVAESSLSGIKTLNLIFTRQ; via the coding sequence ATGTTTTATTTTTTTAATCGCTTGTTAATTACTTTTGTGGAAAAAACTAACTTCTCCAAGTGGTTATTTCGTTTTTTCACACGAATTCTACCCGCACCTATTGCAACAGTTCGGGGTGTGCCTATTCAAATTGTTATTCCATTAAATCATGTAGGTGTGTATGACCAGTTTAAACAATGGGAATCACGCGAACCTGAAACCTTAGATTGGATTGACCAATTTACAGCAGATTGTGTATTTTTTGACGTAGGTTCTAGTTTTGGGACAGAATCGTTATATGCTGCTTTAAAAGCTAACGCACCGAAAAAAATTGTGAGTTTTGATGTTGATTTAGATGCGAGTTTCTTACTGGCTTATAATCTAGCACTTAATAAAATTACTCGGGTTGACCAGTATTTTTTGGGCTTATCTGCACAAACTGAATTTATTCGAGTGTCTTCCCCGACCAATTTTGCTTGTGTTGCTAACCGCCCTAAATACGATAGAATTCATGTCAATGCGCCCGCGATGGCATTGGACGAATTTATCAGTACGACACAACTGATTCCCGATTATGTAAAAATTGATGTGGATGGTGCAGAATTGGCCGTTCTTTCGGGAATGCGTCAGGTTTTGCAAAATCCACAACTTAAATCAGTTTTGATTGAAGTCAGTGGTGAAACAGAAGAACCTGTTAGTGATACTTTTATAAAGGCAGGATTTAAAAAGACTTTTGTGGCAGAATCGAGCTTATCAGGCATCAAAACACTTAATCTCATTTTTACCCGTCAATAA